The following DNA comes from Burkholderia sp. HI2500.
ACCGGTAGCCGACGCGCGCACCGACGAACCGACCACAAAATCCGATGCGGCGGGCGCAACTGCATCGCGCGGAGAACCGCCGCCTATTGTTGTGGGTCGTGCCGAAGGGCCGACCTTGTTCGACAAGGACAACCGGCTTATCTGCATCAAGCAAATGCCGCTGCCCGGCATCGTCATCTTCGTGCACGGCGTGAACTCCGAAGGCGAATGGTTCGAGGCGGCGGAGGAAGGACTGTGCAAGGGCCTCAATCGTCGGCTCGGCCGTCTTGATGATCAATTGAAGTACCAAGGCATTGACGCCGGCCAATTGAAGCCCGCGAAGTACACGGAAAGCCTGACGCCGGACGGATTTCTGAATCCAAAGTTGCTTGCGGACAACTACATCAAACCCGATCCGTCGTTCTCGAACGTGATTCACTTCCGGTGGGGTTATCGGGCGACCGTCGAAGAATTGAAGGAATACGGAGACAAGATTTTCCTGAACGAACAGGACTATTGGGGCGGCGGTCCGTTCACGAATGGATGTTCGAGTCTCCCCGATCTTTGGCATGGCGGACTTGATGATCGTGCATTCGGTTGGACAAGCGTGCAGGCCATCAACCCGACCAATCGGCCCCTGTATCGCGCGCCGCCCCGCGCGTATGGCGCCCTTGCCGCCTTGCGCCTTGCCAAGCTGATCGAGTCGATCCGCCGCATGCAGGCCACCGTACCGATTACCGTCGTATGTCACAGTCAAGGCAACATTGTGGGCCTCACGGCGGCGTTCTTCGGCGATGCACTGCCCGACGTTGAAGACCCGTGGGGACACAAGGGGCGATGCGTGGCGGATGCCTACGTGCTGGCAAACGCACCATACAGCTTTGCGAAGGGGGACGGCCCGTATAAATCTTCCACGGGAATGGATACGTGGTCGCAACGTGAGACGAAAGACCCGCACGGGAATCGCGGACGGCAGACCTACGCAGCGCGCACGCAGACGTTTGGCAAGTTTCTGTCGATCATCGGCACGCGCAAAGCGTACGAACTTCCTGCCGACAAGATCGATGAAGACATGGGGAACAGTCGGGTATCGCCGACGAGCAACAAGTCGTATGCAGCACAGGAAGACCGTGTGCGTCACGGTCTGAATGAATCGACATATGGCCGCGTCACGGCGTACTGTTGTCCGCATGATCAGGTGATTTCGGCGGTGACGGTTCAAGGGATTGGCTGGCGCGGTATCAGCAAGCTTGAAATCAACGATATCGGTGTTCCCGGCGTACTGACGCAGCGTGTCTTCGCATCGGGTTTCGATGTCGGCGTGCAGAAAGACTATCGATATTGGGAAGACGACTGGCGGCATGTACAGAAAGGGACGACTCCGGGATTCTGGTATCCGCCGTCGCCGCCGGCAAAATTCGGTCTGGTTGGTGCGCTCAAAGGAAACGAGTCGGTCTGGGGGATGATGGGGACATTAATTACCGCCCCCCTCATGTACGCGGGAACTGCTGCGACTGCTGCACTGAAGATGTTTCGCGTGAATGAAGACCCGCCGAAGGGCTGGACCGTGACTGCGGATGCCCCCGCGCTGGATCAACCGTTCCCGCCGAAGGCGAAGCGGTTCGGCAAGCCGATCGCGCCGACAGAAGATGGACCGGCCAAAAGCGACTTCAACGAAGGCAACGATCCGCCGTCCGCATGGCGCGACGCGAGCAAGGCGGATGCGGACAAGCGAGCCGACGACCCCTACGACGTTTACAAGTCGAAGAACAAGGACGGTGACGCCCAAGGTACGGCTGAGAGTGAAACCGGACAACGCTACGAGGATCGCGCGCTGATGCGTTTGGAAGCACGACGTGCGATGAACTCTGATTGGGTTGATAAGGACGGTCACGTGATCGGTGAAGATGGGAAAAGCGCTGTGCCCGAAGGCTATACGGATTGGCGCAACAAGCAGATCACGGACGGGATGGACCGTGGCCAGACCAATAACCCGACAAACCACTCAACAACGATGACCAATGCGGATCATGCCGAATATGCGCTTGCGTATGATGTGGCGGTTGGCCTGTGCTATCTGACGGAAAAGCAAATCAAGGCGCTGCGCATTGAAGCAGATTGGCGGATGGGGAATGGTATTCCGGAAAGCAATCCAAACAGAAAATATGCCAAGTATTTTAGATCTGGCATTCTCGATGAGCTCCCGATGCATAAATGGGTCCACAAAGAGAACGGCGAAGGCAACATGCCCGGCAAGATTGCTGACGAGCGCGAAGGTCAGGCTCATTTGAAGGTCGGAGGCGTAGTATGAAGGCGCTGATCGCTACATGGCCTCGACGTGTCGCTGTCGCTGCTTTGGTATGGATGGTCGCGGCCCTACTCATGGCGACGCTGATGGCGCACGCGGAGCAACCGGACCCGGGACACTTGGAAATAGGAGATTGGATGAAACGATTCGTAGTCGCGCCTGGCATGCTGGCGCTTGTGGTGTTTTTGTTCACCACGGCCATGATGCGGCCGGCACAGGCCGCCCCCGCCCAGACACCCACCGGCAAGGCAGCGCCAGTAGCGGAAGAACCGGCGAAGCCGTTTGTCGCGCAGGTCGTCGGACTGATTTGGTTGAATCCGCTCGAACGCAAGGACTATCCGACCGAATGGCAATTGTTGTGGACGCAAGGACTCGCCGCACCGAACAAGAACGATGACATGGTTCGCACCGATCCGAAATCGTTCTCGACGCTCAAATCAATCGGGGCATTGGTGTACGGCAACGAAGGTGAAGAAACATTCAAGGGCTTCTATCATAAATACATGGAAGCCTTTTTGGATTTGCTGCGTAACCGCTACGCGATGAATCCGTCGTACTTCTATACAGTGCAGTCCGACAATCCAAAGAATTGGCGTGAACTTGCTGGAATTCGTGTTGAATTGGCAATTCCCAAGAGGCTCGACATCACCGAGTCCAGAGAATTCTTGACCAAAGAGATCAGGGAAACTTTCTTGATCGGAAACCGGAATTTCCCGAAAGTATGGAGCCGCGACACGCCCCCTGATGTGCAGGTCACGCAAGGCGGTGCGAACGCCGGCTTTACGTCGCTGAACAAGGCGTTGAACTACTTGCAGACGAACCCCGACAAGAGCGTGTGGGTCATGAATTGGGATGCGCCGAGTTTTCCGCCCACGGACGCGCAGATTAACGAGAATCTTGTTGTACTGTTCCTCGCCGGCCCGACCTTCAACACGGAGCGTGAACCGCTCGCATGGATCGGCAAGGCGGCGACGGGCGACACGAAGGACTTCTCGCCGAAGGTTGGCACAACGCGCACTGTGCAGGCGTGGAAGGCGACTATAGACCACGCGGCACGCAATGCCGGCGTCGCGGTTACTGACCTGAAATACATCGTCCACGATGCAGGTAAAGGCAGTGATGCGGCCTCGAACCGTCTTGTCGGCCTGTCGCAAACGCTCACCGAAGTTCTGCCGGAATACGACCACTCAAAGCAGACGTTCAACACGGCGGCGCTGCTCGGCGACATGGGGACCGGTAGCGCATTGACCGACGTTGCACTGGCGATCGGCCGGATCAATCACTTTGGCGGTAACGCACTGGTTGCGGGCACCACCGATGCGGAGCATCCGGTCGCGGTTGTCGTCCTGCCGCCGTCAAAGTTGACGACGATCGATCCGAACAAGGATTGGTTCCGCGCGCGTGGCGGAAACAATGCTTACCTGCCGTGGTGGGGTCGCCGACACGATACTGATTACGGTCAGCAGGGATATTCGTGGTGATGTAGTCGGCGCGGCGGCACGTGCACATGTGCGCGCTGCCGCGCCGAGTCATTCAGGGCTGGAGATATGCGGGGAATTGTCCGGGTAGACGATGTACATACGCACGGTGGGCGGGTGGAAACCGGAGCCGGTACGAGCAAGGTAATGGGCCGCGCGGTCGCTCGCATCGGCGACACGTGTTCCTGTCCGATTCACGGCGCTTGCGTGATCGTCGAAGGTGACGTGGAATTCAAGGTTGAAGGCCAGGCCGCCGCGTTCGACGGCCACAAGACCTCATGCGGTGCCGAATTGATTTCATCCCTTCCGACTTCCGGACGTGTTTGAATGCGGAAGACCCGTGCATGACCGCCGAGCAGTTCCGCGGATCAAGCCGTTGAACCAGTGAGCGTTGCATGAGACATGCGTCCGGCGCCTGGGCAGCGGCGCGGCACCGAACGAAACCGAAAGGAGGCAACGATGCGAATTCTGGTGGTAGGGGCCGGCGCGGTCGGCGGGTATTTCGGCGGCCGGCTGGCCGCGGCGGGGCGCGACGTGACGTTCCTGGTGCGCGACGGCCGCGCGGCCGCGCTGGCGCGCGACGGGCTGCTGATCCGCAGCCCGCGCGGCGACCTGACGCTCGCGAACGTGCAGACCGTGCGCGCGGGCGATACGGGGGCCGGCGTCGCGCCGTTCGACCTCGTGCTGCTGAGCTGCAAGGCGTACAGCCTCGACGATGCAATTCAGTCGTTCGCGCCGTTCGTCGGCCCGCAGACGCTGATCCTGCCGATGCTCAACGGGATGCGTCATCTCGACGTGCTACGCGACCGGTTCGGCGCCGCGCAGGTGCTCGGCGGGCTGTGCGTGATCGCGGCGACGCTCGATCGCGAGCAGCGCATCGTGCACCTCAACGACACGCACGGGGTCACCTTCGGCGAACTCGCGGGCGGTGAATCGCCGCGCGTGCGCGCGGTGGCCGACGTGCTCGGCGGCGCGGGGTTCGATGTGACGCTCAGCGACAACGTGGTCGCGCGGATGTGGGAAAAATGGGTGTTCCTCGCGACGCTCGCCGCGAGCACGTCGCTGTTCCGCGGCTCGGTGGGCGACATTCTCGCCGCGCCGGACGGCCGTCGCCTGCTCGAGACGATGCTCGGCGAATGCAGCGCGATTGCCGAGCACAATGGCCACCGGCCCGAGCCGGCCGCCATCGAGCGGATGCAGCGAATGGTGCTGACGCCGTCGCCGCTGACCGCGTCGATGCTGCGCGACGTCGAGAACCATGCGCGCGTCGAAGCCGATCACGTGATCGGCGACCTGCTCGCGCGCCGCGACCCGGAGGCGGCCGATACGCTGTCGCTGCTGCGGATCGCGTACAACCACCTGAAGGCATACGAAGTGCGGACGGCGCGCGAGCACGCGGCCGCATGAGCACCGGAGCGGGCGGCCACCCGGCCGTTCCGCGCTGCACAAATTTGTCGTCCGGCGCCCTGTGCGGCCGGAATGCGCAAAAAAGTATCGGAAATCAGGCGTAAAGTTGGTGGAGCCGCGCGCTCGATCGACCTACATTGCTTCCCATGCGACCGGTCGCGTCGCCGCGTGAAATACGCGGCGCACGCGCGCAACGAACCGGCCAGCGAGACATGGGAATGGAGACGCCAACCATGATGCACCCCGATCTGGAAGTGGTCGACGTGCGACGCGACGAGTCGTTCAAGGTCTGGTCGCACGGCTATCCGTATCGCACGATCCGCTGGCACTTCCATCCCGAATTCGAACTGCACCTGATCGTCGCGACGCGCGGCAAGTATTTCGTCGGCGACCACATCGGCTCGTTCGGCCCCGGCCATCTCGTGCTGCTCGGCCCGAACCTGCCGCACAACTGGGTCAGCGACATGGCCGAAGGCGAAACCGTCGAGCGCCGCAATCTCGTGATCCAGTTCGATCCCGCGTTCGTGCGCCGCTGCATGGACGCGTTTCCCGAATGCCGCGACGCGCAGGCGCTGCTTGACGATGCGCGGCGCGGGGTCGGCTTCGACGCGGCGACCAGCGCCGCGATCGCGCCGCTGTTCGACGCACTGCTGGCCGCGCGCGGCATGCGCCGCATCGCGCTGTTCATGACGATCCTCGAACGGCTTTGCGGGGCGGCCGAACGCACGCTGCTCGCGAGCCCCGCGTACGACCAGGCCGACGTCACGCCCACGCGGCTCAGCCATGCGCTGTCCTACATCGGCAAGAACCTTGCGTCCGAGCTGCGGGAAGCCGATCTCGCGCAACTGACCGGGCAGAGCGTCAGCGCGTTCTCGCGAGCGTTCCATCGCCAGACGGGCATGCCGTTCGTGCAGTACGTGAATCGTCTGCGGATTGAGTCCGCGTGCCAGATGCTGCTCGCCGACGACGCGAGCATCACCGATATCTGCTTCCAGGCCGGCTTCAACAACGTGTCGAACTTCAACCGCCAGTTCCGCGCGGTGAAGGGGATGGCGCCGTCCGAATTCCGCGCGCTGCAGCGCCTGAACGCGCGCAGCCGCGAGCTCGCGCTGCACGCGGCGCCGACCGGCAATCCGCTGCCGCCGCGTGTCGTCACGGCCGGCATCCCCGAGCTCGCGCCGCAGCCAGGATGATCGCGGGGCCGCGGCCCGCCTGACTTTCCCGACCGTTTCACCCAGCGCAATCGCGTCGCCCACGTCGCGAGGGGCGCGTTCAACCACGAAAAAGCTGCACACATAACCGGAGACACCGTCATGACGCATGCATCGCCCGCTTCATCCCCCCGTCGCGCCGCCCGTATGGCGGTGATTGCCGCGCTCGCCGTCGCGGCCTGGCTGCCCGCTGCCGCCGTGCAGGCCGCACCGCTGCGCATCGGCATGACGTTTCAGGAGCTGAACAACCCGTATTTCGTGACGATGCAGAAGGCGCTGAACGACGCGGCCGCGTCGATCGGCGCGCAGGTCGTCGTCACCGACGCGCATCACGACGTCAGCAAGCAGGTGAGCGACGTCGAGGACATGCTGCAGAAGAAGATCGACATCCTGCTCGTGAACCCGACCGATTCGACCGGCATCCAGTCGGCGATCACGCAGGCGAAGAAGGCCGGCGCGGTGGTGGTGGCCGTCGATGCGAACGCGAACGGCCCGGTCGATTCGTTCGTCGGCTCGAAGAACTACGACGCGGGCGTGATGTCGTGCGACTACCTCGCGAAGGCGATCGGCGGCAGCGGCGAGGTCGCCATTCTCGACGGCATCCCGGTCGTGCCGATTCTCGAACGCGTGCGCGGCTGCAAGGCCGGGCTCGCGAAATACCCGAACGTGAAGCTGGTCGACACGCAGAACGGCAAGCAGGAGCGCGCGACCGCGCTGTCGGTCACGGAAAACATGATCTCCGCGCATCCGAACCTGAAGGGCATCTTCAGCGTGAACGACGGCGGCGCGATGGGCTCGCTCGCCGCGATCGAGAGTTCGGGCAAGGACATCAAGCTGACGAGCGTCGACGGCGCGCCCGAGGCGATCGCCGCGATCCAGAAGCCGAATTCGAAGTTCATCGAGACGACCGCGCAGTTCCCGGCCGACCAGGTGCGCATCGCGCTCGGCATCGCGATCGCGCGCAAGTGGGGCGCGACGGTGCCGAAGGCGATTCCAGTCGACGTGAAGGTGGTCGATCGCGGCAACGCGAAGGGCTTCAGCTGGTGAACGACGTGCGATGCGACGCGAAGGGCGGCGGCACGGCCGGCGCTCTTCGCACGGAGAAGCCGATGGACACGATACTCAGGCTCAGCCACATCACGAAAAGCTTTCCGGGCGTAAAGGCGCTCTCCGACATTGATCTGGAGATTGCGCGCGGCGAGATCCACGCGCTGCTCGGCGAGAACGGCGCGGGCAAGTCGACGCTGATGAAGGTCCTGTGCGGCATTCATCAGCCGGATGCCGGCACGATCGAGATCGACGGCACCGCCCGCCATTTCGCGGACTATCACGATGCGGTCGCGGCCGGCGTCGGCATCGTGTTCCAGGAATTCAGCCTGATTCCGCATCTCGACGCCGTCGACAACCTGTTCCTCGGCCGCGAGCTGCGCAACCGCTGGGGTGCGCGCGACCGCAAGCGGATGCGTCACGCGGCGGCCGCGATCTTCGCGCGGCTCGGCGTGGCGATCGATCTCGATGCGCCGATCCGTGCGCTGTCGGTCGCGCAGCAGCAGTTCGTCGAGATCGGCAAGGCGCTGTCGCTCGACGCGCGCATCCTGATCCTCGACGAACCGACCGCCACGCTCACGCCGGCCGAGGCCGAGCACCTGTTCGCGATCATGCGCGAGCTGAAGCGGCAGGGCGTCGCGATGATCTTCATCTCGCATCACCTCGACGAGATCTTCGCGGTGTGCGACCGCATCACGGTGCTGCGCGATGGCCAGTACGTGGCGACGACCGACGTCGCGCGCACGGACGTCGAGCAACTGGTACGGATGATGGTCGGCCGCCGGATCGAAAGCAGCTTTCCGCCGAAACCGGCGCGCGCGGCCGATGCGCCGCGGGTGCTGGAGGTCAACGAACTGCAGATCGAGCGCGGCGGCCCGGTGAACCGCTTCACGCTGCATGCCGGCGAGATCCTCGGCTTCGCCGGGCTGGTCGGCTCGGGCCGCACGGAAACCGCGCTCGCGGTGATCGGCGCGACGCGTGCGCACCGCAAGGACGTGCGCGTGCGCGGCACGGCGGCGAAGCTCGCCGATCCGGCCGACGCGCTGCGCGCGGGCATCGGCATCCTGCCGGAGAGCCGCAAGACGGAAGGGCTCATCACGTCGTTCTCGATCCGCGACAACATCTCGCTGAACAACCTCGGCAAGTACCGGTCGATGCGCTGGCTGATCGACCGCCGCGACGAGGCGCGCACCACGCACGACGTGGTGCGGCGCGTCGGCGTGAAGGCGCCGTCGATCCACACCGAGGTCGCGACGTTGTCCGGCGGCAACCAGCAGAAGGTCGTGATCGCGCGCTGGCTGAACCATCACACGTCGGTGCTGATCTTCGACGAGCCGACGCGCGGCATCGACGTCGGCGCGAAAGCCGAAATCTACGGGCTGATGCGCGAACTCACCGCGCGCGGCTACGCCATCATCATGATCTCGTCCGAGTTGCCGGAAATCGTCGGCATGTGCGATCGCGTCGCCGTGTTCCGGCAGGGCCGCATCGAGGCGACGCTCGCAGGCGACGAGATCGATCCCGACACGGTCATGACCTATGCCACGGCCGGCACGCGAGGAGCGACCCATGAACCTGCCTGATTCTTCTTCCACGCGTTCCACGACGCTCGCGGCGACAGCCGGACACGGCGACGCACCGCCGCCACGCGCGAGGTGGGCGCAGCTGCGGCGCTCGACGCTGTTCTATCCGCTCGTCGGCCTGATCGTCGTGTGCATCGCGATGATGATCGCGAGCCCGAGCTTCCTGTCCGCCGCGAACCTGGAGAACGTGCTGCGCCAGGTGTCGATCAACGCGATCATCGCGGTCGGCATGACCTGCGTGATCCTGACCGGCGGGATCGACCTGTCGGTCGGCTCGGTGATGGCGCTGTCGGGCACGCTCGCGGCCGGGCTGATGGTCGCGGGCGTGAACGCGGTTGCGGCGCTCGCGATCGGCATCGCGGTCGGCTTCGGTTTCGGTTTCCTGAACGGCGTGTTCGTCGCGTTCGCGGGGATGCCGCCGATCATCGTCACGCTCGCGACGATGGGTATCGCGCGCGGCCTGGCATTGATCTACACGGGCGGCTATCCGATCGACGGCTTGCCCGACTGGGTCGCGTTCTTCGGCAGCGGCAAGGTGTTCGGCATCCAGGCGCCCGTGCTGATCATGCTGGTGGTCTATGCCGTCGCGTGGCTGCTGCTCGACCGGATGCCGTTCGGCCGCTACGTGTATGCGATCGGCGGCAACGAGCAGGCGACGCGGCTCACCGGCGTGCGGGTCGCGCGCGTGAAGCTGATCGTCTACACGCTGGCCGGCCTCACGTCGGCGCTCGCCGCGATCGTGCTGACCGGGCGCCTGATGAGCGGTCAGCCGAACGCAGGCGTGGGCTTCGAGCTCGACGCGATCGCGGCTGTCGTGATGGGCGGCACGTCGATCTCCGGCGGGCGCGGTGCGATCCTCGGCACGCTGGTCGGCGCGCTGCTGCTCGGCGTGCTCAACAACGGGCTGAACATGATCGGCGTGAACCCGTATGTGCAGAACGTGATCAAGGGCGGAATCATCCTGCTCGCGATCTACATCAGCCGCGAACGGTCGCGGTAGCGATCGATTCATCAGTCATCCAGATCATCCACGAAAGAGACTATCCATGACGACACCCGAAGCCCTGCCGCGGATGACCGCGGTCGTCTGCCACGGCCCCGAGGACTACCGCGTCGAACAGGTCGCGAAGCCGCGCCCCGGCGCGAACGAGCTCGTGATCCGC
Coding sequences within:
- a CDS encoding virulence factor, with the protein product MKALIATWPRRVAVAALVWMVAALLMATLMAHAEQPDPGHLEIGDWMKRFVVAPGMLALVVFLFTTAMMRPAQAAPAQTPTGKAAPVAEEPAKPFVAQVVGLIWLNPLERKDYPTEWQLLWTQGLAAPNKNDDMVRTDPKSFSTLKSIGALVYGNEGEETFKGFYHKYMEAFLDLLRNRYAMNPSYFYTVQSDNPKNWRELAGIRVELAIPKRLDITESREFLTKEIRETFLIGNRNFPKVWSRDTPPDVQVTQGGANAGFTSLNKALNYLQTNPDKSVWVMNWDAPSFPPTDAQINENLVVLFLAGPTFNTEREPLAWIGKAATGDTKDFSPKVGTTRTVQAWKATIDHAARNAGVAVTDLKYIVHDAGKGSDAASNRLVGLSQTLTEVLPEYDHSKQTFNTAALLGDMGTGSALTDVALAIGRINHFGGNALVAGTTDAEHPVAVVVLPPSKLTTIDPNKDWFRARGGNNAYLPWWGRRHDTDYGQQGYSW
- a CDS encoding substrate-binding domain-containing protein, with protein sequence MTHASPASSPRRAARMAVIAALAVAAWLPAAAVQAAPLRIGMTFQELNNPYFVTMQKALNDAAASIGAQVVVTDAHHDVSKQVSDVEDMLQKKIDILLVNPTDSTGIQSAITQAKKAGAVVVAVDANANGPVDSFVGSKNYDAGVMSCDYLAKAIGGSGEVAILDGIPVVPILERVRGCKAGLAKYPNVKLVDTQNGKQERATALSVTENMISAHPNLKGIFSVNDGGAMGSLAAIESSGKDIKLTSVDGAPEAIAAIQKPNSKFIETTAQFPADQVRIALGIAIARKWGATVPKAIPVDVKVVDRGNAKGFSW
- a CDS encoding PAAR domain-containing protein is translated as MRGIVRVDDVHTHGGRVETGAGTSKVMGRAVARIGDTCSCPIHGACVIVEGDVEFKVEGQAAAFDGHKTSCGAELISSLPTSGRV
- a CDS encoding ABC transporter permease, translated to MNLPDSSSTRSTTLAATAGHGDAPPPRARWAQLRRSTLFYPLVGLIVVCIAMMIASPSFLSAANLENVLRQVSINAIIAVGMTCVILTGGIDLSVGSVMALSGTLAAGLMVAGVNAVAALAIGIAVGFGFGFLNGVFVAFAGMPPIIVTLATMGIARGLALIYTGGYPIDGLPDWVAFFGSGKVFGIQAPVLIMLVVYAVAWLLLDRMPFGRYVYAIGGNEQATRLTGVRVARVKLIVYTLAGLTSALAAIVLTGRLMSGQPNAGVGFELDAIAAVVMGGTSISGGRGAILGTLVGALLLGVLNNGLNMIGVNPYVQNVIKGGIILLAIYISRERSR
- a CDS encoding T6SS effector phospholipase Tle3 domain-containing protein is translated as MTNYFLDPRPVADARTDEPTTKSDAAGATASRGEPPPIVVGRAEGPTLFDKDNRLICIKQMPLPGIVIFVHGVNSEGEWFEAAEEGLCKGLNRRLGRLDDQLKYQGIDAGQLKPAKYTESLTPDGFLNPKLLADNYIKPDPSFSNVIHFRWGYRATVEELKEYGDKIFLNEQDYWGGGPFTNGCSSLPDLWHGGLDDRAFGWTSVQAINPTNRPLYRAPPRAYGALAALRLAKLIESIRRMQATVPITVVCHSQGNIVGLTAAFFGDALPDVEDPWGHKGRCVADAYVLANAPYSFAKGDGPYKSSTGMDTWSQRETKDPHGNRGRQTYAARTQTFGKFLSIIGTRKAYELPADKIDEDMGNSRVSPTSNKSYAAQEDRVRHGLNESTYGRVTAYCCPHDQVISAVTVQGIGWRGISKLEINDIGVPGVLTQRVFASGFDVGVQKDYRYWEDDWRHVQKGTTPGFWYPPSPPAKFGLVGALKGNESVWGMMGTLITAPLMYAGTAATAALKMFRVNEDPPKGWTVTADAPALDQPFPPKAKRFGKPIAPTEDGPAKSDFNEGNDPPSAWRDASKADADKRADDPYDVYKSKNKDGDAQGTAESETGQRYEDRALMRLEARRAMNSDWVDKDGHVIGEDGKSAVPEGYTDWRNKQITDGMDRGQTNNPTNHSTTMTNADHAEYALAYDVAVGLCYLTEKQIKALRIEADWRMGNGIPESNPNRKYAKYFRSGILDELPMHKWVHKENGEGNMPGKIADEREGQAHLKVGGVV
- a CDS encoding AraC family transcriptional regulator; translated protein: MMHPDLEVVDVRRDESFKVWSHGYPYRTIRWHFHPEFELHLIVATRGKYFVGDHIGSFGPGHLVLLGPNLPHNWVSDMAEGETVERRNLVIQFDPAFVRRCMDAFPECRDAQALLDDARRGVGFDAATSAAIAPLFDALLAARGMRRIALFMTILERLCGAAERTLLASPAYDQADVTPTRLSHALSYIGKNLASELREADLAQLTGQSVSAFSRAFHRQTGMPFVQYVNRLRIESACQMLLADDASITDICFQAGFNNVSNFNRQFRAVKGMAPSEFRALQRLNARSRELALHAAPTGNPLPPRVVTAGIPELAPQPG
- a CDS encoding sugar ABC transporter ATP-binding protein, with protein sequence MDTILRLSHITKSFPGVKALSDIDLEIARGEIHALLGENGAGKSTLMKVLCGIHQPDAGTIEIDGTARHFADYHDAVAAGVGIVFQEFSLIPHLDAVDNLFLGRELRNRWGARDRKRMRHAAAAIFARLGVAIDLDAPIRALSVAQQQFVEIGKALSLDARILILDEPTATLTPAEAEHLFAIMRELKRQGVAMIFISHHLDEIFAVCDRITVLRDGQYVATTDVARTDVEQLVRMMVGRRIESSFPPKPARAADAPRVLEVNELQIERGGPVNRFTLHAGEILGFAGLVGSGRTETALAVIGATRAHRKDVRVRGTAAKLADPADALRAGIGILPESRKTEGLITSFSIRDNISLNNLGKYRSMRWLIDRRDEARTTHDVVRRVGVKAPSIHTEVATLSGGNQQKVVIARWLNHHTSVLIFDEPTRGIDVGAKAEIYGLMRELTARGYAIIMISSELPEIVGMCDRVAVFRQGRIEATLAGDEIDPDTVMTYATAGTRGATHEPA
- the panE gene encoding 2-dehydropantoate 2-reductase, which gives rise to MRILVVGAGAVGGYFGGRLAAAGRDVTFLVRDGRAAALARDGLLIRSPRGDLTLANVQTVRAGDTGAGVAPFDLVLLSCKAYSLDDAIQSFAPFVGPQTLILPMLNGMRHLDVLRDRFGAAQVLGGLCVIAATLDREQRIVHLNDTHGVTFGELAGGESPRVRAVADVLGGAGFDVTLSDNVVARMWEKWVFLATLAASTSLFRGSVGDILAAPDGRRLLETMLGECSAIAEHNGHRPEPAAIERMQRMVLTPSPLTASMLRDVENHARVEADHVIGDLLARRDPEAADTLSLLRIAYNHLKAYEVRTAREHAAA